In one window of Candidatus Auribacterota bacterium DNA:
- a CDS encoding sigma-70 family RNA polymerase sigma factor has translation MEVRDGELMLRVAEGDHSSLRVLYDRYASRLTTYASYMLGDRAAAEDVVQETFLRVFRHAGRFDQGKRFSTWIYSIAANRCRDELRRIKRRRNFTLPLLRDASEGHAAGRMTSPLRGAAGREFTGRLREELGALPPEQREVIALRYLDSMKYAEIAEIAGCPLGTVQSRLHAGLKILRERLKDFWGD, from the coding sequence ATGGAAGTGAGAGACGGGGAGCTCATGCTGAGGGTCGCCGAAGGCGATCACTCGTCTCTTCGGGTGCTCTATGACAGGTACGCGTCGCGCCTGACGACCTACGCGTCCTACATGCTGGGCGACCGTGCGGCCGCTGAGGACGTCGTACAGGAAACGTTCCTCAGGGTATTCAGGCACGCGGGGCGGTTTGATCAGGGGAAGCGGTTCTCCACCTGGATATACTCTATCGCGGCGAACCGCTGCCGGGATGAGCTGCGCAGGATAAAGCGCCGCCGCAACTTCACGCTCCCGCTGCTGAGAGACGCATCCGAGGGCCATGCCGCGGGGCGCATGACATCACCCCTGAGGGGGGCCGCCGGCAGGGAATTCACCGGGCGGCTGCGTGAGGAGCTCGGCGCGCTCCCACCCGAGCAGCGGGAGGTGATCGCGCTGCGCTACCTCGACTCGATGAAGTACGCGGAAATTGCCGAGATCGCCGGCTGCCCGCTCGGCACGGTGCAATCGCGCCTGCACGCCGGCCTGAAGATACTCAGGGAACGGCTGAAGGATTTCTGGGGTGACTGA
- a CDS encoding zf-HC2 domain-containing protein: protein MKCPLDYDKILAYRLGELTGREGDEVGRHIASCPRCARELAAMDSISRGLSALPRMEPGAERWSELLTAIEGERQAGAIPFLASLVHILRKPAVAAGAFLLLICALVFHLSTRREPVPSHTETAIEEMGSKFAHRRPGDQKFMDALSAYLSDARIIVSGLQACAAAGDAGCWSSLKEKVIEGDMLYRAIYLREGLSDASRGSRARIDESQTLIDDSSSIFRAISERSPERLASEGGALGKEIKRMDLLGRLRQGGVR from the coding sequence ATGAAATGCCCACTGGATTATGATAAAATTCTCGCCTATCGTCTCGGCGAACTGACAGGCCGAGAGGGAGATGAGGTCGGGCGCCACATCGCCTCGTGCCCCCGATGCGCCCGGGAGCTCGCGGCGATGGATTCGATCTCCAGAGGCCTGTCCGCGCTCCCGAGGATGGAACCGGGCGCAGAGCGATGGAGCGAGCTGCTCACCGCGATCGAGGGGGAGCGGCAGGCAGGGGCGATTCCGTTCCTCGCTTCGCTCGTACATATTTTGAGGAAACCGGCCGTTGCGGCAGGGGCGTTTCTGCTGCTCATCTGCGCCCTGGTGTTCCACCTCTCGACCAGACGGGAACCCGTTCCCTCTCACACAGAGACCGCCATCGAGGAGATGGGGAGCAAATTCGCCCACAGGCGCCCGGGTGATCAGAAATTCATGGATGCCCTGAGCGCATACCTCAGCGACGCTCGGATAATAGTTTCAGGGCTCCAGGCCTGCGCGGCGGCAGGGGACGCCGGTTGCTGGAGCAGCCTCAAGGAAAAGGTCATCGAGGGCGATATGCTCTACAGGGCCATCTACCTGCGCGAGGGGCTCTCCGATGCCTCAAGGGGTTCGCGCGCGCGGATCGATGAGTCACAGACACTGATTGACGATTCGAGCAGCATCTTCCGCGCCATCAGCGAGCGTTCTCCGGAGCGCCTCGCCAGTGAGGGGGGCGCACTGGGAAAGGAAATCAAGAGGATGGATTTGCTCGGCCGGCTGAGGCAAGGGGGCGTCCGGTGA